The following coding sequences are from one Arachis hypogaea cultivar Tifrunner chromosome 7, arahy.Tifrunner.gnm2.J5K5, whole genome shotgun sequence window:
- the LOC112703144 gene encoding BURP domain-containing protein BNM2A yields MRLRIASWSFILFTLVFLVLKDGSARKIGITTERDNQVKLVTYDLHQSAAEDLALNNIMQVEGTDLKMKTEAAEDDDDHHKHKEKDDEDSDDEDSEDEDEDDDDDDDDDDDDEDDHKKKGKHYSKKEHDKDEHTKFIMDPELNVFFTPKDLYVGKTMPIYFAKRNSSTSPKFLPREEAEQIPFSSKKLSSLLKFFSLPKHSPQAKAMKYTLKNCEIEPMEGETKFCATSLESLLDFARYLFGSNKQFKVLTTTHLTNTTVLLQNYTIREVKEISVANVLGCHPMPYPYAVFYCHSQKSDVNLYEMLVEGDNGGKVHAAAICHMDTSMWDSDHVSFRVLHVAPGTSPVCHFFPPDNLVWVPSPAANPS; encoded by the exons ATGAGACTTAGAATAGCTTCTTGGAGTTTCATCCTATTTACCCTAGTCTTTTTG GTTTTGAAAGATGGTAGCGCAAGAAAGATAGGTATAACAACTGAGAGGGATAATCAAGTGAAGCTAGTAACCTATGATTTGCATCAGTCTGCAGCAGAGGATCTTGCGCTTAATAATATTATGCAGGTTGAAGGCACcgatttgaaaatgaaaacagaagcggcagaagatgatgatgatcacCATAAACACAAAGAAAAAGATGATGAAGACTCCGATGATGAAGACTccgaagatgaagatgaagatgatgatgatgatgacgatgacgatgacgatgacgaggatgatcataagaagaaaggaaagcatTATTCTAAAAAGGAGCATGATAAAGATGAACACACAAAGTTCATTATGGATCCTGAACTAAATGTGTTCTTCACACCAAAGGATCTCTACGTTGGGAAAACGATGCCGATATATTTTGCAAAAAGAAATTCGTCAACATCTCCAAAGTTTCTCCCAAGAGAAGAAGCGGAACAGATTCCATTCTCATCAAAAAAGCTTTCCTCTCTTCTCAAATTCTTCTCTCTGCCAAAACACTCACCACAGGCCAAGGCCATGAAATACACACTCAAAAACTGTGAAATTGAACCCATGGAGGGAGAGACCAAGTTCTGTGCTACTTCCTTGGAATCCCTTCTTGATTTTGCACGCTACCTCTTCGGATCCAACAAGCAGTTCAAGGTTTTAACCACCACACATCTCACGAACACAACGGTTCTTCTGCAGAACTACACAATCAGAGAAGTGAAGGAGATTTCAGTTGCAAACGTTTTAGGGTGCCACCCAATGCCTTACCCTTATGCAGTTTTCTATTGTCATAGCCAAAAGAGTGATGTTAATTTGTATGAGATGTTGGTAGAAGGTGACAATGGGGGCAAGGTTCATGCTGCAGCTATTTGCCACATGGACACATCGATGTGGGACTCCGATCACGTGTCCTTTCGCGTACTCCATGTCGCTCCGGGAACCTCTCCGGTGTGCCACTTTTTCCCTCCTGATAATCTTGTTTGGGTGCCTTCCCCTGCTGCAAATCCATCATAA